gtttgcaaatctatgtgttaagctgaatgttttctgttgtataggttttgttaggcaacataaattaacacattcatttgtgaaagaagaaacgggaagttccccattacctgtgaaaaattcatgtaatgacaacacgcagtagcctataactccttctcctactttttggtctttttaatgttttaattgtaggcctatattgatttactaattccaAAATATATGCaccaaggcctgcagacagtggaggataaacagaagttaactgaaggacttaccTGTGAAGTCTAtcgttaaaggaagagagaggtcgggtgtgtgcgaggtggtggctcatttcagggcattgtttttaatcgctcaggttttcaaaagataatttcaaaccgacctcagtaaaatgataataataaaaaaaaaacgaagtttcaaaagggcactttggttgataaagggcagagttNNNNNNNNNNNNNNNNNNNNNNNNNNNNNNNNNNNNNNNNNNNNNNNNNNNNNNNNNNNNNNNNNNNNNNNNNNNNNNNNNNNNNNNNNNNNNNNNNNNNNNNNNNNNNNNNNNNNNNNNNNNNNNNNNNNNNNNNNNNNNNNNNNNNNNNNNNNNNNNNNNNNNNNNNNNNNNNNNNNNNNNNNNNNNNNNNNNNNNNNNNNNNNNNNNNNNNNNNNNNNNNNNNNNNNNNNNNNNNNNNNNNNNNNNNNNNNNNNNNNNNNNNNNNNNNNNNNNNNNNNNNNNNNNNNNNNNNNNNNNNNNNNNNNNNNNNNNNNNNNNNNNNNNNNNNNNNNNNNNNNNNNNNNNNNNNNNNNNNNNNNNNNNNNNNNNNNNNNNNNNNNNNNNNNNNNNNNNNNNNNNNNNNNNNNNNNNNNNNNNNNNNNNNNNNNNNNNNNNNNNNNNNNNNNNNNNNNNNNNNNNNNNNNNNNNNNNNNNNNNNNNNNNNNNNNNNNNNNNNNggtggtgctttagcaccacctgatgtctatgtgtgcacgccactgatagttaatagttaatattggatatggaaaAAGAGGTCTataatatattgtaaacaagaaTGTGCCCACCAGtgatgctcacaagtcattttttgcaagtccaagtcaagtctcaagtctttggtctcaagtccaagtccaaatatttgagtgacactgtagtcgcaaatcactttatagttgtaatggctgttatgacacttctgatgtatgATAGCTTAAACTAGTAAGTTGAGAAATACAATTTCAAAaagtacacgcacacacccaaatGTTTTCTAGATAAATTTTGTATCTGTaattttctccaaaaagtatttttcttacaaaactgacattgttctggatacaatattctcttctttcagtagaacatctgctatattttgttctaaaagataaaggagggctgtgaaataaaaaaatcgaAATCTTTCTaacaatcacatttttaaactatatataactatatataactatataaaatatatatgatgtcacggtgagggagccgggtcgccacaggagggcacgcatcccggccagcagccgatcccagcacacacccccgagcacccaaccactcccaccatcacaatcacctGAATACTGATGCACCTGTTTTCTATTACGTTGCTCttttttaagcccgcaggtcgtccggtccagtgctgcacattgccgctacaacAGCGTCTCTGGATCCGGCGAGCATTCCACTAGCGTTACTTTTGCatcactgtttgtgtgtgcgctaagagtaTTACTTGGGCATCATTGTTTTGTAGTCATAGAGAAcaaataaaattagatgtggtggaaccagcgtcctgtatttttataccacacacgctgcagtttgctgctcttcaaTTTGCTACTTGTGCTACgtttttgtacccaaaacttaaGAATGGTGGAATAGAAGCGAGCATCCGCACCAGCACCACCATGCTTTCTCCAGTATTTTTGAGACAAAAGGTAACTTTGAGATTGGTCTATAATTTACACAGTCTGTAGTATCAAGACCCGTTTTTTTAAGAATAGGCTGCACCATCGCTAGCTTAAAATAGTCTGGGACACAGCCTGATCCAAGAGACAAATTGATAATTGACTGAATGTGAATGCCCACCGAGTCAAAGACCTTTTTTAAGAATTTTGCAGGGAGAATATCACCAGAAGAAGTAGACGGGTGCAGGCCATGCATAACCTTTTTTAGTTCCTCAAGAGAAATAGGAGAAAACTGCTCTAAAACTACAGGTACAGCCACCTGAGGAACCACTGTAATAGGTATAGAAGGAAGCAGAATATTACCTCTAATATCCCTGACTTTATCTACAAAAAAACTTAAAAACGTTTCACATCATGTCATGCATCACATCAGGTCTTCCCTCCCCTCCTTCCTGGACCTCTACCAGTTTGCGTATCGGTCTAATCGCTCGACTGATGATGCCATCTCCACTGCTTTACACTTAGCCCTTACACACCTGGACAGGAAGGACACCTACGTCCGAATGCTGTTCCTTGACTGCAGTTCGGCACTTAACACTATCATCCCCCAACAGCTCACTCGGCTGAGCAAATCACTGTGCAACTGGCTGCTAGACTTCCTGACCGGAAGACCACAGGCAGTGCGGGTTGGCAGAAACAGATCCAACAGCGTAACACTGAACAAAGGGGCTCCCCAAGGATGTGTGCTGAGCCCCCTTCTGTTCGCGCTGCTGACCCACTACTGCACACCAGAGCACCCCTCCAATCTCTTCATCAAGTTTGCGGATGACACAACGGTGGTGGGTCTCATCAGCGACAACGATGAGACACACTACAGGAGCGAGGTGAGCCACCTGGCCTCCTGGTGCAAACACAACAATCTCTCTCTGAACACCAACAAGACCAAGGAAATTgttgtggacttcaggagaacTCGCACCCAGCACACTCCCCTGTTCATCAACGATACTGCGGTGGAGAGGGTGAGCAGCACCAAGTTCCTGGGTGTGTGCGTCACAGAGGACCTGAAGATCGTCGgtacctctctcccctcccttccgGACTTATTCAGCTCCCGCCTCACACGGAAAGCCCTTCACCTGGCAggagacccaacccacccactaCACAGCTTCTTCAGCCTGCTGCCATCAGGGAGGAGACTGTGGAGTCTCAGGACCACTAGACTGAAGGACAGCTACATACACCAGGCTGTGAGGATGCTGAACTCTCTCCCaactttaccccccccccccccccctcctaaccccagcacacactcatacagcatCCAGATCAACACAGTACTGATCTGTTGATACACTGGTACTGTTATTCCCTCTTAATCCCCCATCTCATCTTACCACTTCACTACCCTTGTATTGCACTATTGTCCCGTTTCGTGTCTCTTGTCACATTTATGTTTACTCTGTAGTTATTGACGTAAAATATACATGTCTTATGATTTGACTGATTTTTTCccgaaaaaaaatcaaatggcCTTGGACCCAAAAAGACCAATTTTACTTTCATCAGTCCACAATACgtttctccatttctctttgGGCCAGTTGATGTGTTCTTTGGCAAATTGTATCCGCTTCAGTACGTGTCTTTTAACAGTGGGACTTTGTGGGGACATCTTGTTAATAGATTAGCTTCACACAGGCATCTTCTAACTGTCACTGTCAAGAACAGTGATTAATCTGGTTGGTCATATAGAACTGCTAGTATTTTGAACACTACTGTATATAGGAAACTTTAGCTGGTGCTTTTTTTCTATTAATGAGAAATAgaaccatttggaagaacttgtttCATTTATTCAAGAAGAGGTTTATTGTTGGAAAGCCTGAAGCTGATCTTATGATGGTGGTCGTGTCAATTGACCAGCTCAATGTGGTGGTTTCTTCTTTACAGCCCTGCAGACGTCGATGCTGAACTTCACTTTCCATTTGGATGCCCTGTGGACGTCGATGGTGTTGGGCTTGCTGTTTTGGAGGAGCGGTTATCCTTCGTCTTAGTGGAGACCGAAGAGTCCTGCCGAGTGCAATCAGAAAGAGGGCTGGTGAGGACAAGACAACACGGGTTTGCAGGTGCTGGAAGGTCCTGAGCCTGTagtgctgatctgggatcaggtcTGTATGTTAATTAGGAGATGATTGACACTGACTGCTGTCTGAATTTATCTTAACTGTTATGTCTGCATCTCTCTTAAATTGTTTACATGTATATCATTATTGTGGCTTTGTGACCAGTGTGTTGaccagtgagaaaaaaaaaaaaaaaaccactgcTAGATTTTAATAGCCAAAAcaagcaagtgtgtgtgagacaaagAACCTACTCTGCCACTGGTGTCTTGCTGTGGTGTCTTGCTCTGGTCTTTCCCCGCTGGTTTCTTGGGTTTGTTGGGGGACAGAACCGTTTCTCCAGACTTTCCCTTCAACTTTGTGTCTCTCTGGAACATCAAAAGGAACATCTAGAACAACACTTCCACCCACTCTGAAAACATTCCTCTGTTTCCTCTGAGAAAAGCAGCAGGATGAGAAATATGTTGCCATCAAAGAGTATGAAGCAACACTTACTGTGCAGCGTCCTGTAGTGTCCCGCTTGTTATCTCCCTTGGGATGTGCGGGATCAGGACCACAGGCAGTCCCACTCTGTCTGGTCCCCCTCTCCAACTTATCCAGCTCTGTGAGAAATGGTTGAATAGCGTTACCAACGTCAGCGACTATAAAAGACGAGTTCCTTAACAATCTGTGTGTTCAAAAAAATGCAATGGCCTCCCATTACTTTCAGTTAGGGATCTGATGTCCTTTTGCAGAGCGTCAACACATTTCTCCTGCTCCACACGTGCCCTCTCTTTCTCCGCGAGGGTGAACCGCAATTCATGAATCGACTTGTCCTTTTCCTGAAGCACTACAGGCAAAAGATCAAACACCAGGTGAGGTTTTCCACTTATTTCACATACTAGAGCACACCGCACAAGAGCACCGGTTCAAGAGGTCTAAAGCAGAAGGCGTCTCTGCAACCGTCGGCTCCTTCTCACGGCGTTAGCACTAGTACTGCTGTACTGTGGGGTGTTTGTGTTAAagtactcacgctgacacgtctCCCAGTATTTCCGGAGAGTTTGTTGCGACCCAACCTGCTCCTGTCAACGACATGGAAAAAGCTATGAGAAAACACGCAGGAAGCCCGTGTGAAAGATCACTAGCTCAGTGAGACTTAATGAACGGCACTCACAGTCTTCAGCTGCGCAATGGTCTGTTCTTGATTCCACAAGGCGCTGAgagctctgtccctctctccctccgcgTCAACTCTCTTGGTTCTGTGCTCCCAGAGAGCTTCAGCCAGGGTCTGTACCTTAAGGGGGACGATGAAGTGATCCGACATGTTAGGTTTAACGCCACCCACTCTGCCTGCCACGTTGATTATTTTTAACACCATGGTTTGTTTACTAACCTCTTTCTGCAGCACGGCAATACGGGTGTTGGCCTGACGCATCTCTGATTGGAGATACGAGATGTTGTACTCCTTCTGCAGCAGATCAGCACGTAAGGTCTTGATTTGATCCTGGTCATCACACATCTGCTTCTGGAGCCTGTAACCATACAATACAAATTGCTATGCTGATACTGTGTACAGCCAACTCTTACCATGTTTTCAGTTTGGATCAGACCTATGTATTATCTGATATATAACACCAACTGCATGTTATTAAAAGACAAGGGAACAGTTTGAGCATTGCTGAGTAAGATCGATTAATAAGGGTCTTACTTTAAAACCTCCTCCTGGGCCTGTTCCCTCAGGGCAGTGCATCTGTCTTGTCTCAGCTCCTCAAGGACCTTCTCCATCTCCTTTCTGGTGCGGCTCAGCTCTGTCTCCAGGGCCTCGATCTTCCGGCTCTTCTCATGTAAAGTTGTCATGATTGCTTTGATGTTCTTCTGCTGGAgctcccccacctccagcttCAAGGAGCTGATGGTCCTGGACTGCTGGGTACGCTCTTCTTCACCATCCCTGAGAAGAGCTTTGGCTTTCTGAAGTTCCTCAGAAAGATCAATCACTGTGCTTGTCTGGATACTTAAATCAGTCTCCAGTGCTTGGAGCTTGGTGCTCATGTAATCGGTGACCTGCTGGAACTCGACGAGCTTACTGGACAAAGCCTGATTCTCAGCAGTGAGACGGGTGGCtgctgccctctctgtctccagcaTGGAGACGGTGTTTCTGTACACCAGGTCCTGCTGCATCAGATCATTGGCAAGTTCCTTCACCTTCTCCTTTAGTGAATGCTGCTCGTGCTGCATCTGGTCCAGAAGCTCGTCTTTCTTTTTCAAAGTCTGCACAAGCCGCTGGATTTCCTGGTCTTTCACCTCCTCCTTGCCATTGTTGACCAAACACTTGCATTTTTTTCTATAATGCAATATTTCCTCTTTAACACCATCAACAAAGGACCTCTGAAGAAAAACACAGTATCAAAATAGTCAGGGCAGGTTTACCTCTTTTGTAACGCTTACAATGTCACTATTTTCTGTACTCTGATATCCTACTGTGTATTGTCACACATTACTATGTCTTTGTCACGTTCATCAGAGTTAAAATCACTTACGTATTCAGACGCTGTCTCAATACTTTGCTCTAAAGAATTCTCCAACTTGAAGATCTTTTCATCTTTTTCCTGGCAAGTCATCATGAGCTCCTTATATTTCGCCACCTGATGCTGATAAATCTATGaggaaaatcattaataaacacaTAGAAATGCTATTATAATATGTAATGACACATAATGACACATATGTAATGACACATTATACTGTGCACAAGACCAACCTTGTGGGCTTCCAGTAGCTGGTCGCATGTTTTCTTGAGCAACGCTTCCATTTCTGAAACGAGGTCAACACATCAGTCAGACAGGCAAAACACCAGCGCGCTTCAAAGTTCACCAGAGCGAGAAAACTTTTTGGTGCCAAGAGCTTCTGGCGTTTGAGAAGCTCCTCCACTATTTTGACAGCCAGCTAATAATCCATGAACCATTTGAATAGTTAAATAGTGCTTTCTTTGTGTTTTACAGTAATCTGACAACTGCTTATTGGTAGGGCCATATGTTTAGGGCCACTAAATGCATAGTAAACATGTCTTAtctaagaaaataataataacaaccattaaataacctTTCATCTGTTAACCTTTCTCCcaagagccgcatgaaaccaagcAAAGAgctgcaggttggccactcctgaccTAAACGTTTGCTACCATCGCCTCAATGTGTATTAATGCACATTTAGCTAGTAAATGTACAACAGTCCCAAAGGTTTAAGAGTTGGTTGCATATCAGTAATAAGGTACGTCAAAAATCACTAAATATCGATACTCTTTCcaaaaacaaatgttgaatcTACAGTTACTTTAAAAACCGCATTTAAAACCatcattatacaacagttagttcctcACAATCTGAGGTGGATGTTTGTGAGAACTGCGCGGAGCGTTGCCAGGCAACGGcatgtacacacaaaacacaaaacggcTCTTTGCTTGGATTCACGCGGCTCTTGGGAGAAAGGTTAACAGATGAAATTGTTATTAATggtctgttattattattttatatacaaCCTGCTAAAATTAATCAAATGGATGTTGTTAACATAACATTTGAGCTGCAGCCAGTTTGGACAGACTCAGAAAAAGACTCCACACTACGACCGAATCACAGCCGGTTATtggcgataacacactccctctcgtcttCTATCGCTTAATTAAAGTCAAAGGACCGTCAGAAACCCTTAGCGCTAAAagtccaaagacacacacatacctctgcAGCAATCTGCGTGGCTGAAGCCTAAATGCTGTGGTGAATAaatatcagaggtgggaccaagtcagtgttttgcaagtctcaagtaagtccaagtctttatacctcaagtcccgagtcaagtctcaagcaaagacactcaagtcaagtcaagtctcgagtcaagacaggcaatagtcaagtcaagtcccaagtctgaaacttggaatttcaagtcctttcgagtctttttttttttttttaccaatgttgcaggtatattttaaatgtaaataacagacatgcgttcttttttaaatctgtattctcctcaaatcttgataaaacgtgcaactgaaaacatgaagtataaaaaaaattttaattacacctctttattgcacagttcaatttgttaaacttagctgcaaaaatattcatactttaaactacaattttccagaaataaatattctgtgaaaaagtcataagtagaactccatgttcaaataaaaagtgctgatattttcacagtacaatacaaagaaccattttCAATacaacagcattttccctctcttctcttatctggtttcttggagaacatgtgtgagtgacacaagacaaacaaatataagaactgaacaattaacaggaatctgcaactttagacatttcagtaaac
The Brachyhypopomus gauderio isolate BG-103 unplaced genomic scaffold, BGAUD_0.2 sc60, whole genome shotgun sequence DNA segment above includes these coding regions:
- the LOC143489253 gene encoding uncharacterized protein LOC143489253, with the protein product MEALLKKTCDQLLEAHKIYQHQVAKYKELMMTCQEKDEKIFKLENSLEQSIETASEYRSFVDGVKEEILHYRKKCKCLVNNGKEEVKDQEIQRLVQTLKKKDELLDQMQHEQHSLKEKVKELANDLMQQDLVYRNTVSMLETERAAATRLTAENQALSSKLVEFQQVTDYMSTKLQALETDLSIQTSTVIDLSEELQKAKALLRDGEEERTQQSRTISSLKLEVGELQQKNIKAIMTTLHEKSRKIEALETELSRTRKEMEKVLEELRQDRCTALREQAQEEVLKLQKQMCDDQDQIKTLRADLLQKEYNISYLQSEMRQANTRIAVLQKEVQTLAEALWEHRTKRVDAEGERDRALSALWNQEQTIAQLKTEQVGSQQTLRKYWETCQLLQEKDKSIHELRFTLAEKERARVEQEKCVDALQKDIRSLTESNGRPLHFFEHTDC